A genome region from Schlesneria paludicola DSM 18645 includes the following:
- a CDS encoding peptidyl-prolyl cis-trans isomerase, translating to MHVSHYRSIIAFLLSCSIFGCAALPPAAAPAVPAPPTSAAGAGGTTIVAIAPPAGPKCTIWDFLGVKMLCNDLIMVADCGLNLLGNAFPGLASGLPMSNLSNPANLTSSNPAVAAAAAAKADENAAPQKVAAIRYLGTLGCGGCYPDIEKALLAGLDDCTEAVRFEAASALAETSRNQCRYCTKNNCCSVNVRKKLIKIATETNDKGCFVEPSARVRRMARVALCNCECDPLDAVPQPTPEEGPSPDGAVPPAPDASLGIKVHEGRPAEKQIETATFVGKRANTKSGSASSTSAEGPATAGVTDRPGHTVVKQYDRSFKQPDIIVKTSDVSTKAARSGVTVAESKLGNTSVREPVGPRIRWERSAVSVYRFETKSEAVSAMDFIRRKALGEDPQLPANVSLKHVTTREVGWTRPQDFRSPELAQILFELPVGQVSPVIEVGETLMVCRVLEREPHVAAASAPASEEAYETGDEEQEE from the coding sequence ATGCACGTATCTCATTACCGCAGTATTATTGCATTCCTTCTGTCGTGCTCCATTTTCGGTTGCGCGGCACTGCCGCCAGCTGCTGCGCCTGCAGTACCTGCACCTCCCACATCCGCCGCGGGTGCAGGGGGTACCACCATCGTGGCGATCGCGCCCCCCGCTGGGCCAAAGTGCACGATCTGGGACTTCCTGGGCGTGAAGATGTTGTGCAACGATTTGATTATGGTTGCCGACTGCGGACTGAATCTCCTCGGAAATGCATTCCCCGGCCTGGCATCGGGGTTACCAATGAGTAACCTCTCGAATCCAGCGAATCTCACGTCTTCGAACCCCGCGGTCGCCGCGGCGGCCGCCGCCAAAGCGGACGAAAATGCTGCCCCTCAAAAAGTCGCCGCAATTCGTTATCTCGGAACGCTGGGGTGCGGAGGGTGTTATCCAGACATCGAAAAAGCCTTGCTCGCTGGACTGGATGACTGTACCGAGGCCGTGCGTTTCGAAGCGGCATCGGCACTCGCCGAAACGTCACGAAACCAATGCCGTTACTGCACGAAGAATAATTGCTGCAGCGTCAACGTCCGTAAGAAGCTCATCAAAATTGCGACGGAAACGAACGACAAGGGATGCTTTGTCGAACCTTCTGCTCGTGTACGCCGCATGGCGCGCGTGGCCCTTTGCAACTGCGAGTGCGACCCACTTGATGCGGTACCACAACCGACACCGGAAGAAGGTCCGTCACCCGATGGTGCCGTGCCCCCTGCGCCCGACGCCAGCCTCGGAATCAAGGTTCATGAGGGACGTCCCGCCGAGAAACAAATTGAAACGGCAACGTTCGTCGGAAAGCGTGCAAATACAAAGTCGGGTTCGGCATCTTCGACAAGCGCGGAAGGTCCTGCGACGGCAGGAGTCACGGATCGACCTGGCCACACGGTGGTCAAACAATATGATCGATCCTTCAAACAGCCCGACATTATCGTTAAGACATCAGATGTAAGCACCAAGGCCGCTCGCTCGGGGGTGACGGTCGCAGAGTCGAAACTCGGTAACACATCCGTCCGCGAACCAGTAGGACCACGAATTCGGTGGGAACGATCGGCCGTATCGGTCTATCGTTTTGAGACAAAGAGCGAGGCCGTGTCCGCGATGGATTTCATTCGAAGGAAAGCCCTGGGAGAAGATCCGCAGTTGCCTGCCAATGTGAGCCTGAAGCACGTGACGACGCGAGAAGTCGGCTGGACAAGACCACAAGACTTCCGTTCACCCGAACTTGCTCAGATTTTGTTTGAGCTGCCCGTGGGACAAGTCA